Below is a genomic region from Pyrococcus kukulkanii.
ATATAAGGAGAGTCCCTGTAGAAAGCGACCATTATGGAGTCCTCTCTTATCCTCGCCTCTCCCACGTTCCTCTTTCCCTTAACAATTGAGATTTCAAGGTTACTTTCAGATTCCTGGGATATCTTGATAAGGGTCTCAAGGAGCTTATCTTCCTTTGCCTTAACCCTTACAAGATCCCACTCCCTTCTATACTTGAGGGGCAGCCTTTTCTTAGGCCACTCGAACACAAGCTGATAGTTTCCCACCTCACTTCACCCTTCTTAATTATTTTACCCCCATAAACTGTACTAATCAATTGAGATTTTGTTAGTGTATGTTAATAAATTTTTCCCTTGTGGGAAATTAACTAAAAAGAATAGTCTTAAAAGCGAGAACTTAAGAAACCACTAAGGTTTATTCTCTGCTCAAGCCATTCCCTTGTGAAACCCGTTATCACAAGGGGTACCTTTCTCAACTCGACGACTGACTTAGCACCCACCAAAAACATGGCATTTCTCAGCTCCTCTGCGTAGCTTAGGATAATCTTTTTTACACCCTTAACATCTCCCTTAGCGGCTGGCTTAAGAACAGGTAAGGCAATTCCCACCAACGTCGCTCCCATTGCCAGAGCCTTCGCCATGGTAATCCCGTCCCTAATTCCCCCACTTGCTATTATGGGAAGGTTTGTCCAGTACCTAACCTCAGCTAGGCTTATTGCGGTTTTAATTCCCCAATCCCAGAATCTCAAGGCTAGTCTCTTTCCAATTTCATCTTTTGCTCTATAATACTCAACGCCGCTCCAGCTCGTTCCTCCAAGACCGCTAATGTCAATCGCATCAATACCTATTGCCTCCAACTTGACTGCAACTTCCCTCGATACCCCGGCCCCAGTTTCCTTGGCTATGACCGGATAATCTATACTGGATTTTATCTCTGCTAAAGCCTCCAGAACACCTGCAAAAGTAGTATCCCCTTCAGGTTGAACGCTCTCTTGAAGGGGATTCATGTGGATAGCTATTGCATCTGCCTCTATCTTTTCTATCGCGTAGAGGACTTCCTTAACCCCATACCTCTTTCTTGCATTCTTGCCAAATTGAGGGGCCCCTAAGTTACCTACGAGGAAGACGTCGGGCGCAACGTCTCTGACGTAATAACTCTCCCAAGTTTCGGGTTTCTCGATCATTGCCCTCTGACTTCCAACACCAAAGGGAATGTTTAGTTCTTGGGCAGCCTGAGCCAAAGTCCTGTTTATCTTCCAAGCGATTTCTCCTTTTCTCGTCCCACCAGTCATTCCCGTAATCATTATTGGGTAATCAAATTTCCTCCCCAGGAACTTCACTGAGAGGTCTATTTCTTCCTTATCAATCTCAGGGAGGCTCATGTGAATTAAATGAACGTCCTCAAAGCCATTTGAAACGTGAGCCTGGACATTCCGCTTAAGGCAGTGTTCTATGTGCTCAAACTTTCTGAGAACAGTCCTTTCTCCATCCATGCAAATCCCCAGATAACGGCTCCTGTTGGGAACTTATAAGGTTATAGACTCCAATGAGTTATCGCCGAGAGGTCACCACCCGCAAAGGAGCGGTTTTGAGAGGACGCCTATCGGCGTCATTCTTCCCAACACGATGAAACCCACTCTAAGAGTTGCTTGAGAGTGGCCCCTTTCGGGGCCTTATTACACCAGAGATCAGTTTCGATCTAAAAGAGCTAAACCCTAAAAACATCGGAGAGATCGTGCTACTGCTTAAGAGGGATTCTCAAAAGGAGACTGAAGGAGAGATATGGTATGAGCCAACAATCCCAAAAATACTTTTCAATTGTTCGGTTTTCCATGAGAATTTCATCCCCAAGATCACACAACTATACTTAGATTGGCGTGATCACCTGGATAACAAGGCACTTAAACTTTCCTTTATTTCCAAAGGCAAAAATACCTTTTCTTTATGTTTAGCAATTTCCGAAAGATCAAATGGCAGAATAGTAACTTTATGGCCATCAAAGAATTCCAGCTCTCTTTTAGTTAGCCATTCATTGAAATTTTCCCGCTTAGGATATATAAGGACAACATCAGCATTACTCCTTCGAGAATATGAGTATATCTGATACAAGTCTCTACTTTCCACAACTTCATCCTCCAAAACCTCTTTATATTTGATCTCAATTATGAGTTTTATTTCATTATCCTTCTTAATTACGATATCCGGCCTCAATGAGATGTCTTTGTTTATCACTAGCTTCCCAATAGGTTCCTCTTCCCTCACTTCATACTGCGGAAATTCCCTTTTGATTGCTTCGTAAACATATTTCTGAAATAGACGGTTCATATCCACAAAGAATCCAAAGGCATTTTCTTCTCCGAAGATACCCCCAAACCCGAACAGTAAAATAAGGGCCAAGTTGAAAGGTACCTTAAACCTCTCATTGAGGCGAGTGAAATGAACGCGCTCTATGTGGGACTTTAATATTCTCCTTGGAGTAACATCGGCAAATATCAAAGTTAACTGGCTCAGCAATTTCTTGTTGATGTGTAATTTAGTCTTTCGCAGAGCTAACGAGGTTGCTGCATAGAGAATCTGATTCAGAAGATTATCCTCTGTGAAATCATAATATTCAACGCTAAATGTATGTCTCCGATGTGGAAGCTTTCTAATTTGCTGTATAAGCAGAAGCTTCCCCCTAAGAAACTTCTCATCGTTTTGTACCTCCACATATTCGCGATAATATCCTCTCTTTATTTCCTCCAATAGAGTTCTGGCAAAAAGATAGATAAAGACCTCATGGAGGCCGTTTTGAAGACCCATCTGTATGAGCTTCGTCACTTCACTCTTCCTAATTCCAAGATTATAACTCACGTCGAGCATTTTCAAAAATACTGCAAGTGCCTCTGCCTTCTTTTCTTCCTCTGGCTCCTGTTCATTCCGATATATCTTAGGCAACACCTGAATTTGTAGCGAATGGAGAAATGCAAAACCAACATAGCTTTTTGCCTTCAAATAATCTGCATAAAGAGTAAAAATACCATTATCTTCATTTTTAAAGTTATATTTCCTATTTAGCTCCCTTATTCTCTGAATTACACGTGGATCCTGAAGTTCTTTTCTTGTAGAATAATAAACTCTATCATGCTCAAAAATAGTCAACGGCTCCATTAACCTCCCTCACTACCCTGGTTAGACTGTCTTCGGCCCGCTATTTCTCTGAGAGCTGCAATGAATTCTTCATCACTGAGATTTCTCTTTATCTCGTAGATACGTGTCCCGTTAAATGAACCTACTTCCTGAATAAATGGTGAAATAATTTCCCTTAGGCTGTCCCAATCATTGTAGAAGTATTCTTGAAGTAGTGGTATAACATCGTTGTACCAAACAAAACGAAGATCCTCTAAGCTTTTGACTTTCAAGAAATAGCTGTGGCCAATCCTATGATCTCTGTCCTTAAGAGCAACAATACGCACGTTTAGCTGTTCTAGCAGATCCCTAAGGACATTATCATCTCCCAACATTCTAAACAACTTATCTATTGCGGCCTGGATCTTTTCAAATTCTTCCTTTGGGACATATTTTTTCCATAGCCCTGATAACTTATCCTTGGACAAGAGACTTGGATCTGGCTCGAATTCAAAGAAGGCGAACCTTCTTCTCAGTGCCACATCAAGGAGTGCTATACTCCTATCGGCAGTATTCATTGTTCCAATGATATAAAGATTGGGAGGTACACCAAACGGTTCTCTAGAGTATGGTAGTGTAGCGATGACCTCATTCTCTTGGCCCAGCCTTTTGTCCTTTTCGAGGAGGGTAATAAGCTCACCAAAGATCCTGCTGATGTTTCCCCTGTTAATTTCGTCAATGATAAGATAAAACTTTGGAGCTTCTCTGAAGAGATCTTCTCTATTTTTCCTTGCCAGCAAGAATTCCCACACCTTTTCCTTAAGTTTGTGGTATTGTGTGTAATCCTCAATTTTGGCGTTTGGCTCTAAATAAGCAGAGAGGTCCTCAAGGTCGTGGGCAAGCTCTGCAGGCAGTTCTCCATTCTTTTTAAGAGCCTCAACTACAGCTTTAAGAGCCATCTTTTTGAATATTCCATCCTCAACCACATAAATAATGTTTCCCCCTTTGCTAACTGGCCTGTACCCTTCGATGAATTCCTCATAACTGTAGGACTGATGGAAAGTAATGATCTCCCATCTATCTCCAGGTTTCTCATTGCCTGTAGCTTTTTTAGCATAATTAATAGCAAACCACGTCTTTCCAGTACCCGGTGGGCCATACAGTATCACTTGCCCCTTACTTTCAAGAAGCTCAGTTACTGCTTGGTACTTCTTAAGTGGGACATTATTAGCCGAATTCTCAGAGAGATCCCCAGTAAAAGCCAGCTCAGGAGTTTGTAAAAGGATAGAGTTTATTATCGACCTTACGTAATTATATTTTTTGCTAATAACACTCCCCCTTCCGAAATCATATCTGAGGATCCCCGGACTTTCTAAAATCCCTAGATTTGAGATAATAAATGTCATCCTCTCGCCATCTTTAGAGTCGTATGCATTTTTCAATTCTCTAAGTTGCTCTTCGGGAACATTTGTAAGTCTCTCAAAGACATCCTGAATTATACCTACAGGTATTATTTTCAGGCGATACTTCCATACTGTCCTCCTACCAGAATTGAGCATTTCGCCCGGCCAGTACTCTTGATCTTCTTGAAAAATGTCACTCACGATTCCAATCATAAAAACACCATAATACCTTCCACCATTTTTGTTCGTCTTTAATAGAACAACATCACCCTCTCTCAGGTTGCTCCAGTAATTCCTATGAGAATCATTTAGCCCCCATATAACCCATCTTCTCATAGTTTTTCCACTAATATCATATCTCCAGTCTATTAAGCTCCAACTCCAGTGAATCTTCGTGCCCTGGAAGACATGAATCTTCTCAATTTCCCCATTTTGGAGTCTTGAAATGATCTCTCTAATGTTTACCACCATTCTTCATCAACTCCGTATATTTCTTATATTCTCCCCTAACAAGCTCAACGGGGTATCTTTTCTCGTTCTTCATCAGCTTTCTCAGTATAGCCTCTCCCAAATTAACGTTCAACTCGTTAGCAAGCAGAAAAATATAAATAGCAACATCAGCAAGTTCATCTGCAATTTGCTCCTTCTTTTCTGGGATTTTAATGTCCTGTAGTAGTTCTTCATCAGATTTCCACTGAAAATGTTCAAAAAGCTCCCCAACTTCAACAACCAAAGAAATGGCTAAGTTTTTTGGCGTGTGATACTTCTTCCATTCTCTTTTATCTCTAAACTCAACAATCTTCTCCGTGAGCTCTTTTATAGAGAGCATAACCCCTCCCTATGGGTTATTTATCTATCTACCAACTTTTATAACTATCGTAACTCTAACCCAGGATCTCCACCCTAATTATGAGAGAAGCCTAATTTCACTTTTCCACACTACACAGGTTATATCACCAGCTTAGAGTTGGAGGCCATGTCGAGCTTAATAATGAGACTATTGGAGATCGTGCGAGATCTATTCAACGATTAGCTTAAATCTAATTTTGGCAATGAAACACCGAGATATTCCCTTATTTAGCTTTCTGAGCAGGTAAATCGCTCTGATTAGTTTTATAGATGGCAGAGTTCGACTTCTACTATCCTGTTAGGGCTGGCAGAGAGTACCTCCTGCGGAATGTTACGAGTGCTCCGGTAGATTTCATATTGCTCAGGGACAAGGAGAATATGATTACTGTTCCGAGAAGCCGGTAGTAGATGCTGAGGTTGAAATGGCGGGGAGGTCTTGGAGAGAACTAGAAAATAGGTTCTTGTTGAAACACTCAGAGACATGAACCTTCTTAGAAGCGTCCTGTTTGGGGAGGGAAGCATTATGGAAGTTCAGAATAGGATCTGGTGGACCGGGCGGGATTTGAACCCGCGGCCTCCGCCTTGCGAGGGCTCTCCAAGCCTCTTTTCGCTATCTAGGCTATACAAGGAATTTAGAGAGGGGTTTGCAAGATGGCTCTCTAACAGAGTAACAGAAAAAACAACAAGAGACTACTTGAGCGCACTAGACAAGCTATGCGGCCGTTATGAGTTAAAAAATCTCAAAGAGATCAGATTTGCTATTGAGGCCGTTGGAAGGAGTGAAAAGTACGTCAAGGGGCTTAGGAACTTCATAACCTTCTTGGTTGAAGAGGAAGTATTAGACGAGCAGACGGCTGATTTACTCAAAAAGCCTCTAAAGCCCAAGAAATCGACTCCTAGACAGGTCTTCATAACTGATGAGGAACTGAGGAAGGCATATTTTGAATTAACAAGGAAGTGGGATTGGAGGACAGGAATTCTACTGAAGGTGTTGATATTTTCAGGGATTAGATTAACACAAGCAGTAAATTTCTTGAATTCTCTTGACAAATCACAATTTTACGTGATTAGCGAGAAGGCGGTTAGATATCCCGCATTGGCATTCAGTAAAGGGCACAAGAGGGCATTCTGGATTTACCTACCTAAGGACTTCGCCGAGTCCTTGGAGAGAATTAAGATTAGTTATCATGAAGCGAGAAGGAGAACTAGGCTCAGGAGGGTATCGGCAAACACAATACGAAAGTGGCATTATACGTACTTACTAAAGCTAGGTGTTCCTAGCGAGGTTGCAGACTTCATACAAGGCAGGGCTCAGAAGAACGTGGGAGAACGGCATTATGCTAACTTAACTCTCTTGGCAGATGAGTGGTATTCCCGCGTAGTTGATTCTCTCAAAAAGATCCTGGAGGATGAAGAGAGTTGATTTTGCTATTTGATTAAGATATTTGGGAGGTGTGGGCGTTGGCCCAAAGAGTTGGTAAAAAGGGAGTTATTGTGAGGGGGATTTCAACTGATGTCGATACTGAAATGATGGC
It encodes:
- a CDS encoding McrC family protein, with translation MEPLTIFEHDRVYYSTRKELQDPRVIQRIRELNRKYNFKNEDNGIFTLYADYLKAKSYVGFAFLHSLQIQVLPKIYRNEQEPEEEKKAEALAVFLKMLDVSYNLGIRKSEVTKLIQMGLQNGLHEVFIYLFARTLLEEIKRGYYREYVEVQNDEKFLRGKLLLIQQIRKLPHRRHTFSVEYYDFTEDNLLNQILYAATSLALRKTKLHINKKLLSQLTLIFADVTPRRILKSHIERVHFTRLNERFKVPFNLALILLFGFGGIFGEENAFGFFVDMNRLFQKYVYEAIKREFPQYEVREEEPIGKLVINKDISLRPDIVIKKDNEIKLIIEIKYKEVLEDEVVESRDLYQIYSYSRRSNADVVLIYPKRENFNEWLTKRELEFFDGHKVTILPFDLSEIAKHKEKVFLPLEIKESLSALLSR
- a CDS encoding nucleotide pyrophosphohydrolase, which codes for MLSIKELTEKIVEFRDKREWKKYHTPKNLAISLVVEVGELFEHFQWKSDEELLQDIKIPEKKEQIADELADVAIYIFLLANELNVNLGEAILRKLMKNEKRYPVELVRGEYKKYTELMKNGGKH
- a CDS encoding McrB family protein — translated: MVVNIREIISRLQNGEIEKIHVFQGTKIHWSWSLIDWRYDISGKTMRRWVIWGLNDSHRNYWSNLREGDVVLLKTNKNGGRYYGVFMIGIVSDIFQEDQEYWPGEMLNSGRRTVWKYRLKIIPVGIIQDVFERLTNVPEEQLRELKNAYDSKDGERMTFIISNLGILESPGILRYDFGRGSVISKKYNYVRSIINSILLQTPELAFTGDLSENSANNVPLKKYQAVTELLESKGQVILYGPPGTGKTWFAINYAKKATGNEKPGDRWEIITFHQSYSYEEFIEGYRPVSKGGNIIYVVEDGIFKKMALKAVVEALKKNGELPAELAHDLEDLSAYLEPNAKIEDYTQYHKLKEKVWEFLLARKNREDLFREAPKFYLIIDEINRGNISRIFGELITLLEKDKRLGQENEVIATLPYSREPFGVPPNLYIIGTMNTADRSIALLDVALRRRFAFFEFEPDPSLLSKDKLSGLWKKYVPKEEFEKIQAAIDKLFRMLGDDNVLRDLLEQLNVRIVALKDRDHRIGHSYFLKVKSLEDLRFVWYNDVIPLLQEYFYNDWDSLREIISPFIQEVGSFNGTRIYEIKRNLSDEEFIAALREIAGRRQSNQGSEGG
- a CDS encoding integrase → MEVQNRIWWTGRDLNPRPPPCEGSPSLFSLSRLYKEFREGFARWLSNRVTEKTTRDYLSALDKLCGRYELKNLKEIRFAIEAVGRSEKYVKGLRNFITFLVEEEVLDEQTADLLKKPLKPKKSTPRQVFITDEELRKAYFELTRKWDWRTGILLKVLIFSGIRLTQAVNFLNSLDKSQFYVISEKAVRYPALAFSKGHKRAFWIYLPKDFAESLERIKISYHEARRRTRLRRVSANTIRKWHYTYLLKLGVPSEVADFIQGRAQKNVGERHYANLTLLADEWYSRVVDSLKKILEDEES
- the fni gene encoding type 2 isopentenyl-diphosphate Delta-isomerase; this translates as MDGERTVLRKFEHIEHCLKRNVQAHVSNGFEDVHLIHMSLPEIDKEEIDLSVKFLGRKFDYPIMITGMTGGTRKGEIAWKINRTLAQAAQELNIPFGVGSQRAMIEKPETWESYYVRDVAPDVFLVGNLGAPQFGKNARKRYGVKEVLYAIEKIEADAIAIHMNPLQESVQPEGDTTFAGVLEALAEIKSSIDYPVIAKETGAGVSREVAVKLEAIGIDAIDISGLGGTSWSGVEYYRAKDEIGKRLALRFWDWGIKTAISLAEVRYWTNLPIIASGGIRDGITMAKALAMGATLVGIALPVLKPAAKGDVKGVKKIILSYAEELRNAMFLVGAKSVVELRKVPLVITGFTREWLEQRINLSGFLSSRF